The Coffea arabica cultivar ET-39 chromosome 1e, Coffea Arabica ET-39 HiFi, whole genome shotgun sequence genome has a window encoding:
- the LOC113694605 gene encoding ankyrin repeat-containing protein At5g02620-like, whose product MEQILDKAAQSGDINALYESLRQDPTLLDKYDEPSFVDTPAHIAAAAGSTHFAIEILRLKPSFRTKLNPDGYSPLDLALRRGKNRTVKWLIKHDPELVRTKGREGFTPLHYVAEVGDAELLADLLLACPESIQDLTIRGETAVHIAMRNINVRALQVLLGWRKRNINKYGKYANVF is encoded by the coding sequence ATGGAGCAGATCCTGGATAAGGCAGCTCAATCAGGAGACATAAACGCCTTGTATGAATCACTCCGGCAGGATCCAACCCTTTTGGATAAATATGATGAGCCATCATTTGTGGATACGCCTGCACACATAGCAGCAGCTGCTGGCTCCACCCACTTTGCCATTGAAATCCTAAGGTTAAAGCCATCATTCCGCACGAAGCTCAACCCGGACGGGTATAGTCCACTGGACTTGGCACTTCGAAGAGGAAAAAATAGAACAGTAAAATGGCTCATTAAGCATGATCCTGAGCTCGTTCGCACCAAAGGAAGAGAGGGGTTTACGCCTTTGCACTATGTAGCTGAAGTGGGTGATGCTGAGCTTTTGGCCGATCTTCTACTGGCTTGCCCAGAATCCATTCAAGATTTGACAATTCGAGGAGAAACGGCTGTTCATATTGCTATGAGAAATATAAATGTCAGGGCTTTGCAGGTGCTTTTAGGTTGGCGCAAgagaaatataaataaatatggaAAATATGCAAATGTCTTTTGA